The nucleotide sequence CGCGACCGCTCGTGCGACGAATTTCACGCGGTACTATCGGTGAGGTGGCAGGCGCTCTCGCGGAGCGGCCCGAACGTCTCGTACAGTTCGTCGGCGGCGTCGCCGGCCCGGCCGGCGAGGAGGGCGTCGACCGCCGCCCCGACCGCCCGCTCGGCGTCCGAATCCGAGAGTGGTTCGGGCAGACGGAAGGCCGTCCGCACCGCGAGGCGGTCGATGCCGCCCTCCCGGTCGGCCCCCTCGCCACACCGCTCGCGCACCCGCTCGGTCACCGCCTCGGCCGGCTCGTCGACGAGCGTCGCCACCCACACCCGGAACTCCTTGATCGCCTGCCACTCCGCCGCCGCCAGGTCCGTGTCGGTCGGCACGAGTTCGGGCCGTTCCCGGCGACAGACCGTCGGGAAGGCCTCGGCAAGTCGGTCGGCGGCCGTCCCGACGTCGCCGTCGACGATCCGGTCGAGCGCTTCCGACACGGCCGCCTCGGCGTCCGGATCGGACAGTTCCGCGGGGACGTCGAACTCCTCGCGGACCGCGGCCCGGACCGCCGCCGGGTCGGCCCTCGCGGGGTCGTCGTCCGCGGCGGCGTACCTCCGGACCGCCTCGACGTCGATGGCCGCCGACTCGGCGCGGAGCCGGAGGTTCAGCACCGCCCGCCAGGCAGCGTCGGTGAGGTCGTACGCCTCGTCGGGGATGACCTCGGGACAGCGGGTGTGGAACCGACACCCCGGCGGCGGATCCGAGGGGCTCGGCACGTCGCCGCTGAGGCCCGTCCCCCGGTCTCGTTGCCGCGGGTCGGCGACCGGCGTCGACGCCAGCAGCGCCCGGGTGTAGGGATGTTGGGGGTCCTCGAACAGCGCCTCGGTCGGCGCCGTCTCGACGATTTCGCCGAGATACATCACGGCCACGCGGTCGCACACCTCGCGGACGACGCCCATGTCGTGGCTGATGACGAGGATGGCGAGGCCGAAGGCCGCCTGTAACTCCTCGATCAGGTCGAGGATGTCCGCCTGCACGCTCACGTCGAGCGCGCTCACGGGTTCGTCGGCGACGATCAGGTCGGGGTTGATGACCAAGGCCCGCGCCAGGCCGATCCGCTGTTTCTGCCCGCCCGAGAACTCGTGGGGGTAGCGGTCCATGTCGGCGGCGTCGAGCCCGACGCGTTCGAGCAGGTCGGCGACGATCCGCCGGCGCCGCTCCCGGTCGCGCATCCCGTGGACCCGGAGGGGTTCGGCCACCGACTCCCCGATGCTCATCCGCGGGTCGAAACTCGACGTCGGGTCCTGAAACACCATCTGGGCGCGGCGCCGGAACCGCTTGAGCGCCGCGTCGTCGAACGCGGTCACGTCCTCGCCGTCGAAGACGACGTGGCCGTCCGTCGGCTCCTCCAGTCGGAGCGCCGCCGTCGCCGCCGTCGACTTCCCACAGCCGGACTCGCCGACCAGTCCCAGCGTCTCGCCGCGGTCGACGGTGAAGCTCACGCCGTCGACGGCGCGGACCCGCCCGACCTCGTTCCGGAGCACGCCCTCCGTGATGGGGTAATGTTTGGTCAACCCCTCGACGTCGAGCAGCGGGCGGGTCATCGGTCTTCCTCCCCGTCGGCGCTGGTATCGGTGTCGTCGCGCTCCTCCCCGAAGGGCTCGGCGTGGATCGTCCGGTCGGTCGGCGGGGTGCCGACCGCGCCCGGACCGGGGCCGTCGGCGTCCGCGGGTTCGTCGTCCCCGGACGCGGGAGACCCCCGATCCCGAACCACCGACGGGTCGCCGCCGGGTTCGTAGTGGACACACGAGACGACGTGGTCGTCGTCGCCGTCGACCGCGCAGTCGGGGGGCTGTTCACCCTCCCGGCAGGCGTCGACGGCGTACTCGCATCGCGGGTGGAACCGACACCCCGCGGGCGGGTCGATCGGCGACGGGAGGCGGCCACCGATCGAGGCGGCGCCGTCGCCACGCCCCGGCAGGCAGTCGAGGAGCGCGCGGGTGTAGGGATGCGAGGGTCGCTCGAACACGTCGAAGACGCCGCCGCGTTCCATCACCTTGCCGGCGTACATGACGACCACGCGGTCGGCCACCTCGGCCACGACGCCGAGGTCGTGGGTGATCAGCAGGACGCTCATGTCGAACTCCGTCTGCAGGTCGTCGAGCAGGGAGAGGATCTGGTTCTGGATCGTCACGTCGAGGGCGGTCGTCGGCTCGTCGGCGATCAGCAGGTCGGGGTTCGTCGCCAGCGCCATCGCGATGGCGACCCGCTGTTTCATGCCGCCGGAGAACTCGTGGGGGTAGTCCTCGAACCGTCGGGTCGCCTCGGGGATGCCGACCCGATCCAGGAGGTCGACCGCCCGCTCGCGGGCGGCCTCCCGCGTGACGTCCTCGTGAAGCTGGATCGCTTCGACGATCTGCCAGCCCACCGTGTAGACCGGGTTGAGCGCGCCCTGCGGGTTCTGGAACACGTGGGCGATGCGGTCGCCGCGGAGCGAACGGAGCGTCTCGTCGTCGAGGGTCGTGAGGTCCCGGCCGTCGAAGACGATCTCGCCGCCCGCGATCTCGCCGGGCGGCGTCCGGAGCAGGCGCGTGATCGACTCGCCGGTGACCGTCTTCCCGCTCCCCGACTCGCCGACGATGCAGACGGTCTCGCCGCGCCCGACGTCGAAGCTCACGCCGTCGACGGCGCGGACGAGGCCGTCGTCGGTGTGGAAGACGGTGCGCAGATCGCGGATCGAGAGCAGTGGTTCGCCGGTCATCTATGTCTCCTGTCGCGGGTCGAGCGCGTCGCGCAGCGCGTCGCCCATGAAGTTGAACGCGAGGATGGTGGTAAAGAGGAACACCCCGGGGAACGTCGACACCCACCAAGCAGAGGAGAGGTCGCCCCGCCCGGTGGCGATCACCTGGCCCCACGAGGGGACGGTGGGGTCGCCCAGCGAGAGGAAGGAGAGCGACGCCTCGAAGAGGATGAACCCGGGGATCAGCAGCGTCGCCGCGGTGATGACGCTGTTCGAGACGTTGGGGACGAGGTGGCGCCGGATGACATAGAGCGTTCCCGCGCCGGCGCTCCGGGCGGCCGTGATGTACTCCTCCTCGGCCCGCTGGAGGGCCTCGGAACGGACCAGCCGCGCGATGGATCCCCAGCCCGTCAGCCCGAAGATGACGATGAACATGAACAGGCTCCCGCCGAAGAGGTAGGTGAGCAGGAGATAGAGGAAGAAGGCGGGGAAGACGAGTTGCACGTCGACGTAGCGCATCAGCAGTTCGTCGACCAGCCCGCCCCCGTAGGCCGCGACGGTGCCGACGGTCGTCCCGATGGTCACCACCAGGAGCGTGGAGATCAGCCCGACCTTCATGCTGACCTGCATCCCGTAGACGACGAGCACGAGGATGTCCTTGCCGTCGCCGGTCGTGCCGAGCGGGTGAGCCATCGTCCCCCGGCAACGCCCCTCGACGACGGGCCCGACGCAGTCGACCGGCACCGCGGCGTCGACGCTCGTGAAGACTGGCGGCTGGTAGGCCTGCTCGACCGCCAGTACCGGCTTCTCCAGGAAGAGCGGCCCGATCACGCCGATCAGGAAGACGACGACCAGATAGACGAGGCTCGCGATGGCCATGCGGTTCTTGCGGAACTCCCGCCAGTAGTAGGCGGTCAGCCGGCGGTTGTCGTAGAGCGGGACGACGACGTAGAGCAGGAGCGCAAGCAGCGTCGACACGAACAGCCAGTCGAGTTGCGTGACGTTCCACTCCACCGGGACGGTGATCGTGGCGCGGTCCGGTGGCAGGATCGCGTAGTCGTAGACGAAAGCACAGATCAGCCCGATGACGGTCGCGAGCGCCCACCGATCCCGCCGCGAGAGGGTGGAGAGCCGGCTCCCCGTCTCCTCCCAGTCGACCGATTCGAAGGTGTCGGGCTC is from Haloplanus salinarum and encodes:
- a CDS encoding ABC transporter ATP-binding protein; the protein is MTGEPLLSIRDLRTVFHTDDGLVRAVDGVSFDVGRGETVCIVGESGSGKTVTGESITRLLRTPPGEIAGGEIVFDGRDLTTLDDETLRSLRGDRIAHVFQNPQGALNPVYTVGWQIVEAIQLHEDVTREAARERAVDLLDRVGIPEATRRFEDYPHEFSGGMKQRVAIAMALATNPDLLIADEPTTALDVTIQNQILSLLDDLQTEFDMSVLLITHDLGVVAEVADRVVVMYAGKVMERGGVFDVFERPSHPYTRALLDCLPGRGDGAASIGGRLPSPIDPPAGCRFHPRCEYAVDACREGEQPPDCAVDGDDDHVVSCVHYEPGGDPSVVRDRGSPASGDDEPADADGPGPGAVGTPPTDRTIHAEPFGEERDDTDTSADGEEDR
- a CDS encoding ABC transporter permease, producing the protein MAGEPDTFESVDWEETGSRLSTLSRRDRWALATVIGLICAFVYDYAILPPDRATITVPVEWNVTQLDWLFVSTLLALLLYVVVPLYDNRRLTAYYWREFRKNRMAIASLVYLVVVFLIGVIGPLFLEKPVLAVEQAYQPPVFTSVDAAVPVDCVGPVVEGRCRGTMAHPLGTTGDGKDILVLVVYGMQVSMKVGLISTLLVVTIGTTVGTVAAYGGGLVDELLMRYVDVQLVFPAFFLYLLLTYLFGGSLFMFIVIFGLTGWGSIARLVRSEALQRAEEEYITAARSAGAGTLYVIRRHLVPNVSNSVITAATLLIPGFILFEASLSFLSLGDPTVPSWGQVIATGRGDLSSAWWVSTFPGVFLFTTILAFNFMGDALRDALDPRQET